Below is a genomic region from Apodemus sylvaticus chromosome 14, mApoSyl1.1, whole genome shotgun sequence.
ATGAAAAGTTTCTGGAAGGACCAGTATTGGGCACATATAAGTTTTAGAAGTATTTTTGGAAGTTTCATACTAAGTAAGGATTGCTTTTAGAATAAGGCCAAATGTTGGAGGGGCATTCATATTTCAAGTCTCATAAGTAACTTAACTTGCAGGTTTGAGACAATCAATTACAGCAAAACCCTTCATTACTGAAGGATACAAGTAGAATAAGGAACTCTAACCTTATTCTTTTTTGGGACTTGCACAGGAAGCAGAATCTCAAGGTTCTGACAACTATTTATGTTAATTCTGTCTAACAAGGTgtttcagagagaaagaaaagagacttgGTCTTTGTGGTGGAATGTAGTCTTATGCCAGCCTATGGCTTGGCATTTTGGGAAGAGGAAAAACAGTCGAGATTCAGGATGCTCAGAACACAGAAACTTGGTTAGTTGTTTATTTTGTCATTTCACATCTTCCTCTCAAAATAATTAAACCCTAATTAAGCTGGAAATAAGTTCTGAGCAATACAGATGCCACAAATGAACGAAAGAGGGAAGCTGTACTTCAGGGACTGAGGCCCTGCAGTGGCCTTCCTTCCCCCTGACACTGTGACAACATGAGACCTGAAGTCTATAGTACCTGATGGCAGCCAAGATCCCCACAGATCCAGACAGTACAAATATGAACTGGCAAGTGTCACCTTCCCAGAGCTGCTCCAGACCTGCCTGCACCACAGAGGTCCCGGTAAGTGCATGAAGGTTAAGATCTTCATCCCCTCAGCTGTGCCATGAAGAAATTCATTAAagctgaactctctctctctccctctctctctttgtgtaagCCAAGTAGTAGCTGAAAGACTCTGTGAGCCTTGggtcctcccctttccttctgatGAGTCTGATGCCTGCATCCAGAGAGATCAAAGGAAATGAGTTCCTGGAGATGCAGAAATGGGACTGAAGTGCTAAGGCATCACTATTCATCCTCAGGCTGAAGTCAGGACAGAGCTCTGGGTAGGGCATTGCCTAAGGTTACCTCCTAAAATTTTTAAAGGAATCAAAAAATATAGAGAGGATTTTCAGATGTCTATAAAAAATTTGAGACAATAAGGCAATACTCAGGTAATATCAGCACTAGAGACATTGAGGCAAGAAATTATGTTCAAAGCTACTTATATAGGGAAACTcttcttaaaaataacaaaacaaaattctttttttccctttgcctTCATGTTTGTCAGTATTGTGCATTAGCAGTGTGACTAATGTTTATAAAGTTtgtacttttcttttctcttgcatTTCCACTTTAGAAGTATTGGCACAATACTTATTTCACAATAACCTTCTAACTCCTAATGGGAGGTTTTCTTTCTGTATCCATCCTTAAAATCTCTCAGTCCTATGACATGATATAATACAAACCTATATCACCTTCAGTCATTCTATACCTGGTGAGTATGTAGAAGTATGAGCCACTAAGTGTAACAGTCATAGTTACCATGTTGAGAATTCCTGCTATAAGGATCCAGGCTGTGAACTAGTACATCCTGAAACAGCTCATCTTAATTTTAACATACTACTAAGAAGCAAAGATCAATAATCTGTTTTGGCTTTGTTCACTTGTTTTTATAAAAACAGGATGGGTGGTTATAGCCTGCCTAAGATTCTTAGAAGTTACACCCATCATGggatcatctatctatcttcacaAAGTCCATCCTGTCTTTTAAATTAATTGCCTATGCCATTTCCAAGATAGTGAGGGAATGagccacctctgcctcctcctaTAGTCCATGTCTGAAAGAGAGGAATCACTAAATAAAAGATcagaatctaattttaaaaataatttaaagtttcaGAAGAGGAATAGAGAAGTAGAAAAGCAAGCATCAAACAAATGATTATATTTTCCATCAGTATTCAGGAAAGAATTAATATTAGGGATTTTTGACAGATTCTAATCTCTCACTAAAACCTTAACATTTATTCTAAATATGTTAATGAAGGATGGTGACTTGTTATTATTGTCCAAAGCATATGTCATTAGATATGTAGGATGATACTGTGATTTCTAGGATACACTGATAGATGTGATAATTACTTCCTTGTCAAAGGAGCAGTTGAAAGGCAGTAATTGACATTTCTGAAGTCAGGAGGCCACCTGGACCCAAACATGGGCACAAAGCTAAGTTCATGCAGGTCACGTGTTAGATCATCAGGACAGACATTTAAAGTAATCTTGTGAGTTGTATAGGAAGAACACTGAAGAGAGGCACTCCAAGTACTCAGAAGATGCACAAATTCATGAAACCACTGAAACATCCACATTCCTCTTATTCTAGAAAACAGACCCACCCTTTATGATAAATCCCTGAGTAATGAGAATGGCCCTCCCGCATATCATCCTGCTGTGATCTAAGTCCTAGAATCAGCTTGAGCTGATCAAAACAGTCTGCCTGACAAATAtgttggaaaagaaaaaggagaagcagTCTGTAAATCAAACTGATATAACTACAGATCCCAAGGTTCCACAGAGGTAAATGCTACCATAACCTCTTAGATGGGAGAATCCCTGCTCACAGTGGTATGCCCCAACCTACTGTGCTGCATGCAGCCATATTGAGAACTCCTAACTCATAGATTCATTCACTCATATCAAGGCAGCAGCTAACACCTTCATCTCCTTCCATCTCTATCAGCATCCCCCTAGTCCAGAGCTGCTCCATGTTCCCTTAGATGCCTTGAGGTCACTCATTTGTGTCACAGATACCTGGGAGTCATCCTCTAGGATCACAGCTCTCTGCTACCCTCTCTTCTAGGAAGCACACCAGGGCTCCAGCAGACACCCTCACTAGTTGAATTCTGGCAGTTACATTAGTTTTTTAGACAAGAGTCTTTTTCAGGATATGTTTTAATGATTCAGCTTTAACTGATGGGCCACATAAGGAAGGATTATTCAGTTTGAATTGACATTGAAGATTACCATAAGGAATACCTGGCAAATACTTATATGGAATGAAATCACAGAATGGTCAATGTAAgaccttttaaaatgttaaaatgtagaaattgaagttacaaagtgttgaAGTCAAAGGCAAATCTAGACATTGTCATGCTAATCAAGATGCAAATAAGAAAGGAATATCAAACAAAGGAAGAGAGATGTGGACAATAAGGTTACCAGATCTGAGATGCTACAGAGTTGAGCAGTAGTTtcccagtgtctgtgtgtgttgtggggaaGGCACACAGGGTAAGCATGAGCCTCAGGCTGTGGGAATTGGGTCGGGGAAATATGATTAAATAGaatgagaaacagaagaaattttGTGTGAGGAAACTCAGAGTTTAATTCAGCAAACTGACACTTGTCAAGGATAATTCAGACATTtgaaccagacagacagacagacagacagatagacagaaacacacacacacacacacacacacacacacacacatcaatttgGATAGTATAACTAAAAAAACCATCTCCATTAAAAGTTCGAAGTTTGATACTAGTTGCCAAATGCACTGTAATACAGACAATATTCCAGAGTTCAGAGGATAAAAAGTGGGGGTGGAAGGATCTAATCTACATTACATGTGTCCATTGCTGCCCCCTTCACAGGAGAAAATACTACTATGCAAAAAGTGTACTGTCAGATTCATGCCTAATATTACTAGtgcttttttaaaagttatttgcaTCTtggataaaaggaaaaaagaaatggtttTTCAGTTTATTAAGGAAATagtttttctctttataataatGCTTGGCATTCTGGGgaacatgtctgtttctgtgaaCTACATGTACAGTTTGCAGAGAGGCACTGAGAAGAAACCCATATACCTTATTCTCACCAATTTGGCTTTTACAAACATCTTACTCCTTCTTGCAAAAGGATTGCCAAAGACAATAGCAGCTTTTGGCTTGAGAAACTTCCTCGATGACATAGGCTGTAAGATTCTCCTTTACTTGGAGAGGGTGGCCCGTGGCCTCTCCATCTGCACCAGCAGTCTCCTCACTATGGTCCAGGCCATCATCATCAGTCCCAGAGCATCTGGGTGGAGGAGGCTCAGACAGCAGTCTGCATGGCACATCCTTctgttcttctcatttttctgGATACTCAATGCTTTAGTAAGTGTGAATCTAATCCCTTCCATCAAAAGTACAAGCCTTAATACGTCACAGCTTAAGAGTGGCTACAACTATTGTTATTTTATGCTAGaaagtcagaaaataaaatggattgTTCTCCCTCTCATGGTCCTGAGAGATGCAGTGTTTCAGGGTGCCATGGGAGGGGCCAGTGGCTACATGGTATTTCTCCTCCACAAGCACCACCAGCATGTCCTCTACCTTCAGAACTCCAAGCTTCTCTACAGAACTCCCCCTGAGCTGAGAGCTGCCCAGAGTGTCCTCCTTCtgatgctctgttttgttttcttctactgGACAGATtgtgccttttctctttttcaaagtcTTTCTTTAGGGGATTATTCGTTGATGACAAATATTCATGAATTTCTCACTTTTGGCTATGCAATCTTCAGCCCCATTGTGCTGATTCACAGAGATGGACTTCTGGTTAAATGTTGGCATGCGCAGTGAGAGAAAGTAGGAAATTGTCTGCCTTATCTATCTGTTCAGTAAGTATgaaagaactctcagtcctgctATATTGTGGGTAAGGTAAAATTCCACAAAGCAGCTCAATTGTGTGTTTATCTTTAGTCAACAATTTTGGTGATTCATAGCCTTGAGCTAAGAGAGATATTAGGAAAAATAGTGTTATAGAAATGCCATTCTCCATTTTCCCATTCTTTTGAAGGGActtgattaatttttttacatttaaataaatttactGTTAACAAAGACTTCACCTGCATTAATGACTATATAGCACCTGTATGCCAAGTGACTGCAGATATTGGAAGAGACCATCAAATTCCCTTTTACTGACTGCAGTTAAACCAAACTTAAATGCTCTGAAACATTTCATTGGTATTATAGTCGTGAATGTTTTCTGCAGGTATAGACTGGAGATATAGGATAAACTAGATAACAAACAtacaataatgttttattttatatctgctGTAGTTCTATGTGGATTTTAAAATGATCATTTGTCTTTTTCCAAGATCAATCAATGAGTGTGGTTGAAGCTGAACAAGGCTTGTTTGCAGCTGTTCCTTGGTAATGCCCTGGGGCTCTACAGCACAAGCAGCTCTGTATCACCAAAGAGCTGCAAAAGGATCTGACTCTACAT
It encodes:
- the LOC127664428 gene encoding vomeronasal type-1 receptor 4-like yields the protein MPNITSAFLKVICILDKRKKEMVFQFIKEIVFLFIIMLGILGNMSVSVNYMYSLQRGTEKKPIYLILTNLAFTNILLLLAKGLPKTIAAFGLRNFLDDIGCKILLYLERVARGLSICTSSLLTMVQAIIISPRASGWRRLRQQSAWHILLFFSFFWILNALVSVNLIPSIKSTSLNTSQLKSGYNYCYFMLESQKIKWIVLPLMVLRDAVFQGAMGGASGYMVFLLHKHHQHVLYLQNSKLLYRTPPELRAAQSVLLLMLCFVFFYWTDCAFSLFQSLSLGDYSLMTNIHEFLTFGYAIFSPIVLIHRDGLLVKCWHAQ